In one Inquilinus sp. Marseille-Q2685 genomic region, the following are encoded:
- a CDS encoding TIGR03862 family flavoprotein has product MPQTITIIGGGPAGLIAAQRLAEAGRRVTVYDRMPTVGRKFLMAGRGGLNLTHSEPLDRFVARYGAAQGWMEPLVRAFTPDDLRAWSLDLGVPTFVGSSGRVFPESLKASPLLRAWLGRLAQLGVEVRNRHDWTGLTTGNRPVLRGPDGEFEAKADATILALGGASWPRLGGDGGWVPVLAARGVAVAPLLPANAGVEIAWSPQLRDRFAGTPLKRIALTFAGRTVRGEAMIAATGLEGGAVYALGAGLREAIARDGGAVLALDLRPDMTAAEIADRLARAGSSDSAPNRLRRALSLTGPAYSLLREGFAPEALATPEALAAAIKAVPLRVTGLRPLDRAISTAGGIRLDALTPALELKALPGVFACGEMLDWEAPTGGYLLQGCFATGVAAARGVLGRP; this is encoded by the coding sequence TTGCCTCAGACCATCACCATCATCGGCGGCGGCCCCGCCGGGCTGATTGCCGCGCAGCGCCTGGCCGAGGCCGGGCGGCGCGTCACCGTCTACGACCGCATGCCGACGGTCGGGCGGAAGTTCCTGATGGCCGGGCGCGGCGGGCTGAACCTGACCCATTCCGAGCCGCTCGACCGCTTCGTCGCCCGCTACGGCGCGGCCCAGGGCTGGATGGAGCCGCTGGTCCGCGCCTTCACGCCCGACGACCTGCGGGCCTGGAGCCTGGATCTCGGCGTCCCGACCTTCGTCGGCTCCAGCGGCCGGGTGTTCCCGGAGAGCCTGAAAGCCTCTCCCCTGCTCCGCGCCTGGCTGGGCCGGCTGGCGCAGCTCGGCGTCGAGGTCCGCAACCGGCACGACTGGACCGGCCTGACCACCGGCAACCGGCCGGTGCTGCGCGGGCCGGATGGGGAGTTCGAGGCGAAGGCCGACGCCACCATCCTGGCCTTGGGCGGCGCCAGCTGGCCGCGGCTCGGCGGCGACGGCGGCTGGGTGCCGGTCCTGGCGGCGCGCGGCGTCGCCGTCGCGCCGCTGCTTCCGGCCAATGCCGGAGTCGAGATCGCCTGGTCGCCGCAGCTGCGCGACCGCTTCGCCGGCACCCCCTTGAAGCGCATCGCCCTGACCTTCGCCGGCCGCACCGTGCGCGGCGAGGCCATGATCGCCGCCACCGGCCTGGAGGGCGGCGCCGTCTACGCGCTGGGGGCCGGGCTGCGCGAGGCGATCGCGCGCGACGGCGGCGCGGTGCTGGCGCTCGATCTCCGTCCCGACATGACGGCGGCGGAGATCGCCGACCGGCTGGCGCGCGCGGGCAGCAGCGACAGCGCCCCGAACCGGCTGCGCCGCGCCCTGTCGCTGACCGGCCCGGCCTATTCCCTGCTGCGCGAGGGCTTCGCGCCCGAGGCGCTGGCGACGCCGGAGGCCCTGGCCGCCGCAATCAAGGCGGTCCCGCTGCGGGTCACCGGTCTGAGGCCGCTCGACCGCGCCATCTCCACCGCCGGCGGCATCCGTCTCGACGCCCTGACCCCGGCGCTGGAGCTGAAGGCCCTGCCCGGCGTCTTCGCCTGCGGCGAGATGCTGGACTGGGAGGCGCCGACCGGCGGCTACCTGCTGCAGGGCTGCTTCGCGACCGGCGTCGCCGCCGCCCGCGGGGTGCTGGGCCGTCCCTGA
- a CDS encoding UxaA family hydrolase, translated as MPSPSLFIRLNRDDNVVLARADITPGTPIPEEGVTTAGHIPAGHKMATRPIAQGEPIRRYNQIIGFATEAIGTGEHVHVHNCAMGDFERDYAFCADAKPTDYVPEAERATFQGYRRANGRVGTRNYIGILSSVNCSATTSRMIAAHFERSGVLEQFPNVDGVVAITHSTGCGMADSGEGYDNLQRTLWGYARNPNFAGVLMIGLGCEVNQIDFLLDAYQIERGPLFQTMNIQNLGGTRKTVDHCIARVMEMLPEADKARRETVPASELMVALQCGGSDGYSGISANPALGAAVDLLVRHGGSAVLSETPEIYGAEHLLTRRAVNRQVGEKLIARIKWWEGYTARNGGEMNNNPSPGNKRGGLTTILEKSLGAAAKGGTTNLVEVYKYAEQMTAKGFVFMDTPGYDPASATGQVAGGAQIVCFTTGRGSVSGFKPAPCIKVATNSTMYRHMEEDMDINCGTIIDGDETIEQAGRRIFEKFLAVASGEQTKSEAQGFGDNEFVPWQIGAVM; from the coding sequence ATGCCCAGCCCCAGCCTCTTCATCCGCCTGAACCGCGACGACAACGTCGTCCTCGCCCGCGCCGACATCACGCCGGGCACGCCGATCCCCGAGGAAGGCGTCACCACCGCCGGCCACATCCCGGCCGGCCACAAGATGGCGACCCGGCCGATCGCGCAGGGCGAGCCGATCCGCCGCTACAACCAGATCATCGGCTTCGCCACCGAGGCGATCGGCACCGGCGAGCATGTCCATGTCCACAACTGCGCCATGGGCGATTTCGAGCGCGACTACGCCTTCTGCGCCGACGCCAAGCCGACCGACTACGTGCCGGAGGCCGAGCGCGCCACCTTCCAAGGTTACCGCCGGGCCAATGGCCGGGTCGGCACCCGCAACTACATCGGCATCCTGTCCTCGGTGAACTGCTCGGCCACCACCAGCCGGATGATCGCCGCGCATTTCGAACGCTCCGGCGTGCTGGAGCAGTTCCCGAACGTCGACGGCGTGGTCGCAATCACCCATTCGACCGGCTGCGGCATGGCGGATTCGGGCGAAGGCTACGACAACCTGCAGCGAACCCTCTGGGGCTATGCTCGCAACCCGAACTTCGCGGGCGTGCTGATGATCGGGCTGGGCTGCGAGGTCAACCAGATCGATTTCCTGCTCGACGCCTACCAGATCGAGCGTGGGCCGCTGTTCCAGACCATGAACATCCAGAACCTCGGCGGCACTCGCAAGACGGTCGACCACTGCATCGCCAGGGTGATGGAGATGCTGCCCGAGGCGGACAAGGCGCGGCGCGAGACCGTGCCGGCCAGCGAGCTGATGGTGGCGCTGCAATGCGGAGGCTCCGACGGCTATTCCGGCATCTCGGCCAATCCGGCGCTGGGCGCCGCCGTCGACCTTCTGGTCCGCCACGGCGGCAGCGCCGTGCTGTCGGAGACGCCGGAAATCTACGGCGCCGAGCACCTCCTGACCCGCCGCGCAGTCAACCGGCAGGTCGGCGAGAAGCTGATCGCCCGGATCAAGTGGTGGGAAGGCTACACCGCCCGCAACGGCGGCGAGATGAACAACAACCCGTCGCCCGGCAACAAGCGCGGCGGCCTGACCACGATCCTGGAGAAGTCGCTGGGCGCCGCGGCCAAGGGTGGCACCACCAACCTGGTCGAGGTCTACAAATACGCCGAGCAGATGACGGCCAAGGGCTTCGTGTTCATGGACACGCCCGGCTACGACCCGGCCTCGGCCACCGGCCAGGTGGCAGGCGGCGCGCAGATCGTCTGCTTCACCACCGGCCGCGGCTCGGTCTCCGGCTTCAAGCCGGCGCCCTGCATCAAGGTCGCCACCAACTCCACCATGTACCGGCACATGGAGGAAGACATGGACATCAACTGCGGCACCATCATCGACGGCGACGAGACCATCGAGCAGGCCGGCCGCCGGATCTTCGAGAAATTCCTGGCCGTCGCCTCGGGCGAGCAGACCAAGAGCGAGGCCCAGGGCTTCGGCGACAACGAGTTCGTGCCCTGGCAGATCGGGGCGGTGATGTGA
- a CDS encoding FadR/GntR family transcriptional regulator — MSLDHDQGQGALTQLRAYLAQQALPSDGRLPPERELCETLGISRGELRKGLAALEADGQIWRHVGKGTFLGSRPIEEVDDAAAIASRTSPAAVMRARLLVEPQIAQEAALHASAEDLRKMRVVIAKTRTAESWRQYETLDNQLHRLIAEATRNTVLVALFDLLNTVRRTVVWGRLRADIPRPPADHHSFAEHDAIVEAIAERDLEAAGRAMRRHLRSVERKLLEAHHDD; from the coding sequence ATGTCGCTCGATCACGACCAGGGCCAAGGCGCCCTCACCCAGCTCCGCGCCTATCTGGCCCAGCAGGCCCTGCCGTCCGACGGAAGGCTGCCGCCCGAGCGCGAGCTGTGCGAGACGCTCGGCATCTCCCGCGGCGAGCTGCGCAAGGGCCTCGCGGCGCTGGAGGCAGACGGCCAGATCTGGCGCCATGTCGGCAAGGGCACCTTCCTCGGCTCGCGTCCGATCGAGGAGGTCGACGACGCCGCCGCGATCGCGTCCCGCACCTCCCCCGCCGCGGTGATGCGGGCGCGCCTTCTGGTCGAGCCGCAGATCGCGCAGGAGGCGGCGCTGCACGCCTCGGCCGAGGATCTGCGCAAGATGCGCGTGGTGATCGCCAAGACCCGCACCGCGGAGAGCTGGCGGCAATACGAGACGCTGGACAACCAGTTGCACCGCCTGATCGCCGAGGCGACCCGGAACACGGTTCTGGTGGCGCTGTTCGATCTCCTGAACACGGTGCGGCGGACGGTGGTCTGGGGCCGGCTGCGCGCCGACATCCCCCGGCCGCCGGCCGACCATCACAGCTTCGCCGAGCACGACGCCATCGTCGAGGCGATCGCCGAGCGCGACCTGGAGGCTGCCGGGCGGGCCATGCGCCGGCATCTGCGGTCGGTCGAACGCAAGCTGCTTGAAGCGCATCACGACGATTGA
- a CDS encoding ABC transporter permease: MTTLLRMSRQGGLLLAITLFVLFYGLYSYQHPRGGSADLIVQNANETFTLALVAMAQTVPVLLGGLDLSVGPLMTMVNCLASHLLTGSGWDLALGILLCLCAGLLAGFINGALVVYGRIQPIIATLATGAVLIGIALFLRPTPGGAVDSDLSWAATNTLFDVADTYGWWGGDLPGWFQAIQSIPVPVILIVLVVLLVWLPFKNSVTGRGCYAIGSSEQAAFMSGVAIDRSKLAAFTLAGLFAAIAGIYLALQTGSGNADMPMAGAYTLNSIAAVVIGGTSLFGGSGGAVASIIGVMVLRAISFCFRVVPEDSLVGFLANPLLQPLFEGIILLAAVSLGAARVFTVRNRLQLFG; the protein is encoded by the coding sequence ATGACCACCCTCCTCCGCATGTCACGCCAAGGCGGCCTGCTGCTGGCCATTACCCTGTTCGTGCTGTTCTACGGCCTCTACTCCTACCAGCATCCGCGCGGCGGCAGCGCCGACCTGATCGTCCAGAACGCCAACGAGACCTTCACCTTGGCGCTGGTGGCGATGGCCCAGACCGTGCCGGTGCTGCTGGGCGGGCTGGACCTGTCCGTCGGCCCGCTGATGACGATGGTGAACTGTCTGGCGTCGCATCTGCTGACCGGCAGCGGCTGGGACCTGGCGCTGGGCATCCTGCTGTGCCTCTGCGCCGGGCTGCTGGCCGGGTTCATCAACGGGGCCCTGGTCGTGTATGGCCGGATCCAGCCGATCATCGCGACCCTGGCCACCGGCGCGGTGCTGATCGGCATCGCCCTGTTCCTGCGGCCGACGCCCGGCGGCGCAGTCGACAGCGACCTGTCCTGGGCCGCCACCAACACGCTGTTCGACGTGGCCGACACCTATGGCTGGTGGGGCGGCGACCTGCCGGGCTGGTTCCAGGCGATCCAGTCCATCCCGGTGCCGGTGATCCTGATCGTGCTGGTGGTGCTGCTGGTCTGGCTGCCGTTCAAGAACTCGGTGACCGGGCGCGGCTGCTACGCCATCGGGTCGTCCGAGCAGGCGGCCTTCATGTCCGGCGTCGCCATCGACCGGTCGAAGCTGGCCGCCTTCACCCTGGCCGGGCTGTTTGCCGCGATCGCCGGGATCTACCTGGCGCTGCAGACCGGCAGCGGCAATGCCGACATGCCGATGGCCGGCGCCTACACCCTCAATTCGATCGCCGCGGTGGTGATCGGCGGCACGTCGCTGTTCGGCGGGTCGGGCGGCGCCGTCGCCTCGATCATCGGCGTGATGGTGCTGCGCGCCATCTCTTTCTGCTTCCGCGTGGTACCGGAGGACAGCCTTGTCGGCTTCCTGGCCAACCCGCTGCTGCAGCCGCTGTTCGAGGGCATCATCCTGCTGGCCGCGGTCTCGCTGGGCGCCGCCCGGGTGTTCACGGTCAGGAACCGCCTGCAGCTGTTCGGGTAG
- a CDS encoding fumarylacetoacetate hydrolase family protein codes for MKEYISVAACLPADADRATLVGRVWLPQVEGPAVVALRNGQVIDITKAAPTISDLISAADPAALAKADGAVVCSVADLLANADETTRDPSKPWPLAPVDLQAVKAAGVTFVASMLERVIEEQARGDATKADAIRQRIVSIIGDDLAAVRPGSADAQRIKDVLLSQNAWSQYLEVGIGPDAEIFTKSQPMSSVGLGAEIGIHPVSTWNNPEPEVVLVVAPSGKVVGATLGNDVNLRDLEGRSALLLGKAKDNNASCAIGPFIRLFDGGFGIDDIRKADLSMAVHGPEGYTLQGHSSISKISRDPLDLAGQMLGPNHQYPDGAVLFLGTMFAPTDDRDAPGMGFTHKIGDIVTISTPSLGTLVNRVNHSDKIAPWTFGARALMASLVKRGLL; via the coding sequence ATGAAGGAGTACATCTCGGTCGCGGCCTGCCTGCCGGCAGATGCCGACCGCGCCACCCTGGTCGGCCGGGTCTGGCTGCCGCAGGTCGAAGGGCCGGCGGTGGTGGCGCTGCGCAACGGCCAGGTGATCGACATCACCAAGGCCGCGCCGACCATCTCCGACCTGATCTCGGCCGCCGATCCGGCTGCGCTCGCCAAGGCCGACGGCGCGGTCGTGTGCAGCGTCGCCGACCTGCTGGCCAATGCCGACGAGACCACGCGCGATCCGTCGAAGCCCTGGCCGCTGGCGCCGGTCGACCTGCAGGCGGTGAAGGCGGCGGGCGTCACCTTCGTCGCCTCGATGCTGGAGCGGGTGATCGAGGAGCAGGCGCGCGGAGACGCCACCAAGGCCGACGCCATCCGTCAGCGCATCGTCTCGATCATCGGCGACGACCTGGCCGCGGTGCGCCCCGGCTCGGCCGACGCGCAGCGGATCAAGGACGTGCTGCTGTCGCAGAATGCCTGGTCGCAGTATCTCGAGGTCGGCATCGGCCCGGACGCCGAGATCTTCACCAAGAGCCAGCCGATGTCCTCGGTCGGCCTCGGCGCCGAGATCGGCATCCACCCGGTCTCGACCTGGAACAACCCGGAGCCCGAGGTGGTTCTGGTGGTGGCGCCGAGCGGCAAGGTCGTCGGTGCGACGCTCGGCAACGACGTCAACCTGCGCGACCTCGAGGGCCGCAGCGCGCTCCTGCTCGGCAAGGCCAAGGACAACAACGCCTCCTGCGCCATCGGCCCCTTCATCCGGCTGTTCGACGGCGGCTTCGGCATCGACGACATCCGCAAGGCCGACCTGTCGATGGCGGTGCACGGGCCGGAGGGCTACACGCTCCAGGGCCACAGCTCGATCTCCAAGATCAGCCGCGACCCGCTCGACCTCGCCGGCCAGATGCTGGGTCCGAACCACCAGTATCCGGACGGGGCGGTGCTGTTCCTCGGCACCATGTTCGCGCCGACCGACGACCGCGACGCGCCGGGCATGGGCTTCACCCACAAGATCGGCGACATCGTCACCATCTCGACCCCGAGCCTGGGCACGCTGGTCAATCGGGTGAACCACAGCGACAAGATCGCGCCCTGGACCTTCGGCGCTCGGGCGCTGATGGCCAGCCTGGTGAAGCGCGGGCTGCTGTAG
- a CDS encoding enoyl-CoA hydratase-related protein, with the protein MTDPVLTEAKGSVLTIRLNRPEKKNAISLAMYEAMTAALKAAAEDPAARVAVIRGGEDFSAGNDIADFLAAGGESGLTPIVDFLDALSTFPKPLVAGVRGAAIGIGTTLLLHCDVVLASATARFQLPFIQLGLVPEAASSLLLPAAVGRLKASWWLLTGEGFDADAAFAAGLITKLVADETLDAELDAAAAHLAALPPAALRQTKALLRGPQEAAVREAMTREVEAFGAQLKSAEAREAFTAFLEKRKPDFSRFG; encoded by the coding sequence ATGACCGATCCCGTCCTGACCGAAGCCAAGGGATCGGTCCTGACCATCCGGCTGAACCGGCCGGAGAAGAAGAATGCCATCAGCCTCGCCATGTACGAGGCGATGACCGCCGCGCTGAAGGCGGCGGCCGAGGACCCGGCGGCGCGCGTCGCGGTGATCCGCGGCGGCGAGGATTTCTCGGCCGGCAACGACATCGCCGACTTCCTGGCGGCCGGCGGCGAATCCGGGCTGACGCCGATCGTCGACTTCCTCGACGCCCTCTCCACCTTCCCGAAGCCGCTGGTGGCCGGGGTGCGTGGCGCCGCGATCGGCATCGGCACCACCCTGCTGCTGCATTGCGACGTGGTGCTGGCCTCGGCGACCGCCCGGTTCCAGCTGCCATTCATCCAGCTCGGCCTGGTGCCGGAGGCCGCGTCCTCGCTGCTGCTGCCGGCCGCTGTCGGCCGGCTGAAGGCGTCCTGGTGGCTCCTGACCGGCGAGGGCTTCGACGCCGACGCCGCCTTCGCTGCCGGGCTGATCACCAAGCTGGTGGCCGACGAGACGCTGGACGCCGAGCTCGATGCCGCCGCCGCCCACCTCGCAGCCCTGCCTCCGGCCGCGCTCCGCCAGACCAAGGCGCTGCTGCGCGGACCGCAGGAGGCGGCGGTGCGCGAGGCCATGACCCGCGAGGTCGAAGCTTTCGGCGCCCAGCTGAAATCCGCCGAAGCTCGAGAGGCCTTCACCGCCTTCCTGGAGAAGCGGAAGCCGGATTTCAGCCGGTTCGGGTGA
- a CDS encoding sugar ABC transporter substrate-binding protein — translation MLLHRFAAVAAAVILSTAALTAPAAAAPKTVDGPGYLPQCFAPWSKDTKFFKWDARPGPYRIALVNGFVGNIWRIQMIQTAKAYAALPDVAKDIKEFKVVSTGTDAAAQLGAIEDFINQGFDAIITIAVSPTGFDRVIKLANRKNVVLVPFDNVLDTTEVMQINEDQTEMGVMSAKFLIDHIPNGGKILEVRGLPGNSVDRDRHEGFQKTMKDSGKAFEIVEVVGNWAPGDSQKATADALAVHGHFDGIFTQGGSNGTVQALIDAKHPFVPMAGEGENLFRQQIAQYQDKGLKGLSYGQSPALVAIATKAAIAALKGETMPQMVSIPIPVADYKTLKDGENYWSNLTVDFFAPNAFEPCGITFTAPQIMAQNAENK, via the coding sequence ATGCTGCTTCACCGTTTCGCCGCGGTCGCCGCGGCTGTCATTCTCTCCACCGCGGCCCTGACGGCGCCCGCGGCCGCCGCGCCGAAGACCGTGGACGGGCCGGGCTATCTGCCCCAATGCTTCGCGCCCTGGAGCAAAGACACCAAGTTCTTCAAATGGGACGCGCGGCCGGGGCCGTACCGCATCGCGCTGGTCAACGGCTTCGTCGGCAACATCTGGCGCATCCAGATGATCCAGACCGCCAAGGCCTATGCCGCCCTGCCGGACGTCGCCAAGGACATCAAGGAGTTCAAGGTCGTCTCCACCGGCACCGACGCCGCGGCACAGCTGGGCGCGATCGAGGACTTCATCAACCAGGGCTTCGACGCCATCATCACCATCGCGGTCAGCCCGACCGGCTTCGACCGGGTGATCAAGCTGGCCAACCGCAAGAACGTCGTGCTGGTCCCGTTCGACAACGTCCTCGACACAACCGAGGTGATGCAGATCAACGAGGACCAGACCGAGATGGGCGTGATGTCGGCCAAATTCCTGATCGACCACATCCCCAACGGCGGCAAGATCCTCGAGGTGCGCGGCCTGCCCGGCAACTCGGTCGACCGCGACCGGCACGAGGGCTTCCAGAAGACAATGAAGGACTCGGGCAAGGCCTTCGAGATCGTCGAGGTGGTCGGCAACTGGGCACCGGGCGATTCGCAGAAGGCCACGGCCGACGCACTGGCGGTGCACGGCCATTTCGACGGCATCTTCACCCAGGGCGGGTCAAACGGCACGGTGCAGGCGCTGATCGACGCCAAGCATCCCTTCGTGCCGATGGCCGGCGAGGGCGAGAACCTGTTCCGCCAGCAGATCGCCCAATACCAGGACAAGGGGCTGAAAGGCCTGTCCTACGGCCAGTCCCCGGCCCTCGTCGCCATCGCCACCAAGGCGGCGATCGCCGCGCTGAAGGGCGAGACGATGCCGCAGATGGTGTCGATCCCGATCCCGGTCGCGGACTACAAGACGCTGAAGGACGGCGAGAACTACTGGTCGAACCTGACAGTCGACTTCTTCGCGCCGAACGCATTCGAACCCTGCGGCATCACCTTCACGGCACCGCAGATCATGGCCCAGAACGCCGAGAACAAGTAA
- a CDS encoding ABC transporter substrate-binding protein, with translation MPCLATRVTRRAAILFALLLAMPLSARAADPVRVAFGDIPSVESLNFLIAIERTRARGVPIELTFFKSEDIAAQAVVSGQADIGVGTPYALLQKVGAPIRLFFQMSTLRFYPVVNTEFYQDWKDLDGQEVAVHSRGSGTEAIMMLMAQRNGIKYGKVSYVPGSEVRTGALLQGAVKATIVDAAGWRLLQEKGGGKFKLLEVGDVQATDEALFANTEFLETNAEAAGILAEELLNTWREIAANPAVVGDLRKTHKLLADLPAELEPEVVPFYQDAVAAGMYPLNGGDEAAVKDDFAFYAVAGQLQGDPATLKVEDFWTFAPLNKALEKVGRK, from the coding sequence ATGCCGTGCCTTGCCACCCGAGTCACCCGCCGCGCCGCAATCCTGTTCGCCCTGCTGCTGGCGATGCCGCTGTCCGCCAGGGCGGCGGATCCGGTCCGGGTCGCCTTCGGCGACATCCCGTCGGTCGAGAGCCTGAACTTCCTGATCGCGATCGAGCGCACCCGCGCCCGCGGCGTCCCGATCGAGCTGACCTTCTTCAAATCCGAGGACATCGCCGCCCAGGCCGTGGTCAGCGGCCAGGCCGATATCGGCGTCGGCACGCCCTACGCGCTGCTGCAGAAGGTCGGCGCGCCGATCCGGCTGTTCTTCCAGATGAGCACGCTGCGCTTCTACCCGGTGGTGAACACCGAGTTCTACCAGGACTGGAAGGACCTGGACGGCCAGGAGGTGGCGGTGCATTCCCGCGGCTCCGGCACCGAGGCGATCATGATGCTGATGGCCCAGCGCAACGGCATCAAATACGGCAAGGTCAGCTACGTGCCGGGATCGGAGGTCCGCACCGGCGCCCTGCTGCAGGGCGCGGTGAAGGCGACGATCGTCGACGCCGCCGGCTGGCGCCTGCTGCAGGAGAAGGGCGGCGGCAAGTTCAAGCTGCTGGAGGTCGGCGACGTCCAGGCCACCGACGAGGCGCTGTTCGCCAACACCGAATTCCTGGAGACCAACGCCGAGGCCGCCGGAATCCTGGCCGAGGAGCTGCTGAACACCTGGCGCGAGATCGCCGCCAACCCGGCCGTCGTCGGCGACTTGCGCAAGACCCACAAGCTGCTGGCTGATCTGCCGGCCGAGCTCGAGCCCGAGGTCGTGCCGTTCTACCAGGACGCCGTGGCCGCCGGGATGTATCCGCTGAACGGCGGCGACGAGGCGGCGGTGAAGGACGATTTCGCCTTCTACGCCGTCGCCGGCCAGCTGCAGGGCGACCCCGCCACGCTCAAGGTCGAGGATTTCTGGACCTTCGCGCCGCTGAACAAGGCGCTGGAGAAGGTCGGCCGGAAATGA
- a CDS encoding sugar ABC transporter ATP-binding protein encodes MTVAADTPPLVRLTGVSKHYGGVHALREVEFAARAGSIHGVLGENGAGKSTLIKIIAGVVQPSAGEMLIDGRPASFASPQAANAAGVVCVFQELSLLPDLSVADNICITRPPRRLGLIDRKAQRRRAEELLARIGCADIDPRLPVKALPLSRRQMVEIAKALGRDPRLLILDEATSALTAADVEKVYALLHQLRREGLGILYISHRMPEIKALCDTCSVFRNGRHIDTFPAGTRTDDEVVRMLIGREIHNAYPPKPVRTGAPPPVLEIRGLRWGQRLADISLTVGHGEIVGLGGLDGQGQRELLLALFGVLRGVEGSVLVDGRPVRIGSPSKAKSAGIRMALIPEDRKTEGLLLPMSVGENITLAALGGMARSGVIDRKRESDSIARMVEALRIKIGSADAAVGTLSGGNQQKVAIARWLLTEARIVLLNDPTRGIDVGTKQEIYQLLHDLAAAGTSILFYSTDYDELIGCCDRVLILYGGRVIRTLEGDAITETNIVASALNLETNGRAAEAVPA; translated from the coding sequence ATGACCGTCGCCGCGGACACGCCACCGCTGGTGCGCCTGACCGGGGTCAGCAAGCATTACGGCGGCGTGCACGCGCTGCGCGAGGTGGAGTTCGCGGCCCGGGCCGGGTCGATCCACGGGGTCCTGGGCGAGAACGGGGCCGGCAAGAGCACGCTGATCAAGATCATCGCCGGGGTGGTCCAGCCCAGCGCCGGCGAGATGCTGATCGACGGGCGGCCGGCCAGCTTCGCCTCGCCGCAGGCGGCGAACGCGGCCGGCGTCGTCTGCGTGTTCCAGGAGCTGTCGCTGCTGCCGGATCTGTCGGTGGCGGACAACATCTGCATCACGCGACCGCCCCGGCGCCTCGGCCTGATCGACCGCAAGGCCCAGAGGCGGCGGGCGGAGGAACTGCTGGCCCGGATCGGCTGCGCCGACATCGACCCGCGGCTTCCGGTCAAGGCCCTCCCCCTGTCGCGCCGGCAGATGGTCGAGATCGCCAAGGCGCTGGGGCGCGACCCGCGCCTGCTGATTCTCGACGAGGCGACCTCGGCCCTGACCGCGGCGGATGTCGAGAAGGTCTATGCTCTGCTGCACCAGCTGCGCCGGGAGGGGCTGGGGATCCTCTACATCTCCCACCGCATGCCGGAGATCAAGGCGCTGTGCGATACCTGCTCGGTGTTCCGCAACGGCCGGCACATCGACACCTTCCCGGCCGGAACGCGGACCGACGACGAGGTGGTGCGGATGCTGATCGGCCGCGAGATCCACAACGCCTATCCGCCCAAGCCGGTCCGGACCGGGGCGCCGCCGCCGGTGCTGGAGATCCGCGGCCTGCGCTGGGGCCAGCGCCTGGCCGATATCTCGCTGACCGTCGGCCACGGCGAGATTGTCGGCCTCGGCGGGCTGGACGGCCAGGGGCAGCGCGAGCTGCTGCTGGCCCTGTTCGGCGTGCTGCGCGGGGTCGAGGGCAGCGTGCTGGTCGACGGCCGGCCGGTGCGGATCGGCAGCCCGAGCAAGGCCAAGAGTGCCGGCATCCGCATGGCGCTGATCCCGGAGGACCGCAAGACCGAGGGGCTGCTGCTGCCGATGTCGGTCGGCGAGAACATCACCCTGGCGGCGCTGGGCGGCATGGCCAGGAGCGGCGTCATCGACCGCAAGCGCGAAAGCGACAGCATCGCCCGCATGGTCGAGGCGCTGCGGATCAAGATCGGCTCGGCCGACGCGGCCGTCGGCACCCTGTCCGGCGGCAACCAACAGAAGGTGGCGATCGCCAGATGGCTGCTGACCGAAGCCCGCATCGTGCTGCTGAACGACCCCACCCGCGGCATCGATGTCGGCACCAAGCAGGAGATCTACCAGCTGCTGCACGACCTCGCGGCCGCCGGCACCTCAATCCTGTTCTATTCGACCGACTATGACGAGCTGATCGGCTGCTGCGACCGGGTGCTGATCCTTTACGGCGGCCGGGTGATCCGGACGCTGGAGGGCGACGCGATCACCGAGACCAACATCGTGGCCAGCGCCCTCAACCTCGAGACCAACGGCCGGGCGGCGGAGGCGGTGCCGGCATGA